The following are encoded together in the Rhizobium tumorigenes genome:
- a CDS encoding phosphopentomutase, with product MARAFLFVLDSFGVGGGPDAASYGDQGADTLGHIAEFCAAGAADRAGLRAGPLALPNMSALGLMQIAKSAAGAYPAGMTMPERIYGLYGCANEVSRGKDTPSGHWEIAGTPVTFDWGYFPAEGDAFPPEFVASFCRAAEIPGILGNCHASGTDIIARYGEEHMRTGRPICYTSSDSVFQIAAHEASFGLDRLLHVCRIARALLDEFNIGRVIARPFVGSTAANFERTGSRRDFSVLPPEPTLLDRLVAGGRKVHAIGKIGDIFAHQGISTEVKANGNDALMDASLKAMEYAEDGDLVFTNFVDFDMVYGHRRDVAGYAAALEAFDARLPEVHRKLKAGDLVILTADHGCDPTWRGTDHTRERVPIIAYGPGLRSRAIGIRQSFADIGETVAAHLGIAAGPYGRSFL from the coding sequence ATGGCGCGCGCTTTTCTCTTCGTTCTTGATTCCTTCGGCGTCGGCGGTGGCCCGGACGCAGCATCCTACGGCGACCAGGGCGCCGATACGCTTGGCCATATTGCCGAGTTTTGCGCCGCAGGAGCGGCAGACCGTGCAGGCCTTCGCGCGGGTCCGCTGGCACTTCCCAACATGTCGGCACTGGGGCTGATGCAGATCGCCAAGAGTGCGGCTGGTGCCTACCCCGCCGGAATGACGATGCCGGAACGCATCTATGGTCTTTACGGATGCGCCAATGAAGTGTCGCGCGGCAAGGACACGCCCTCCGGTCATTGGGAAATCGCCGGCACGCCCGTGACCTTCGACTGGGGCTATTTTCCAGCGGAGGGCGACGCCTTTCCCCCGGAATTCGTCGCGAGCTTCTGCCGTGCTGCCGAAATCCCCGGCATTCTCGGCAATTGCCACGCATCCGGAACCGACATCATTGCCCGCTATGGCGAAGAGCATATGCGGACCGGCAGGCCCATCTGCTATACGTCCTCGGATTCAGTATTCCAGATAGCCGCGCACGAGGCGAGTTTCGGGCTCGATCGCCTGCTGCATGTGTGCCGCATCGCCCGGGCGCTGCTCGATGAATTCAATATCGGGCGTGTCATTGCCAGACCGTTCGTCGGCAGTACGGCTGCAAATTTCGAGCGCACCGGTAGCCGTCGTGATTTTTCCGTCCTGCCGCCGGAGCCGACGCTGCTGGATCGGCTGGTCGCCGGTGGCAGAAAAGTCCATGCGATCGGCAAGATCGGCGATATCTTTGCCCATCAAGGTATTTCGACGGAGGTCAAGGCAAACGGCAACGACGCTTTGATGGACGCATCGCTGAAGGCCATGGAATATGCCGAGGACGGCGATCTTGTGTTCACCAACTTCGTCGATTTCGACATGGTCTATGGTCACCGTCGCGATGTCGCCGGCTACGCGGCCGCACTCGAGGCATTCGATGCGCGTCTTCCGGAAGTGCATCGCAAGCTCAAGGCAGGCGATCTGGTGATCCTGACCGCCGACCATGGCTGCGATCCTACCTGGCGTGGCACCGACCATACGCGTGAACGTGTGCCGATCATCGCCTACGGGCCCGGCCTCCGCTCGCGTGCCATCGGCATTCGGCAAAGCTTTGCCGATATCGGCGAGACCGTCGCTGCCCATCTCGGCATTGCCGCTGGACCCTACGGGAGGAGCTTCCTGTGA
- the deoA gene encoding thymidine phosphorylase, with protein sequence MMPQEFIRRKRDGEALRAADIDSFIGALARGELSEGQIGAFAMAVWFKGMSRDETVALTLAMAHSGDSLSWKGIDRPIADKHSTGGIGDNVSLVLAPVAAACGLAVPMISGRGLGHTGGTLDKLESIPGYDITPDSARFRKVVEEAGCAIIGQTASLAPADRRLYAIRDVTATVDSVPLITASILSKKLAAGLQTLVLDVKIGNGAFMTSREEAEVLARSLVEVANGAGLQTSALITDMNEPLADAAGNALELRNAIECLKGNKTGTRLELLVLAFAAEMLVGAKMADSLELGKDLARKALVSGTAAEAFSRMVKGLGGPADLMDRPDAYLIGSPVQRAVLATSDGWLAGCDARAIGMEVIALGGGRLRPEDKIDHRVGFSDLLPLGSFVRKGDRIATVHAAEMSAAERAAAVVSATYRIDEERPDHAPLVVSRISG encoded by the coding sequence ATGATGCCGCAGGAGTTCATCCGGCGGAAACGTGACGGCGAAGCCCTGCGCGCCGCCGATATCGACAGCTTTATCGGTGCACTTGCCCGCGGCGAACTGTCGGAAGGCCAGATCGGTGCTTTCGCGATGGCCGTATGGTTCAAGGGCATGTCGCGAGACGAGACGGTGGCGCTGACGCTGGCGATGGCCCACTCAGGCGATAGCCTGAGCTGGAAGGGCATCGATAGGCCGATAGCAGACAAGCATTCTACCGGCGGCATCGGTGACAACGTCTCGCTGGTGCTGGCGCCGGTTGCCGCTGCCTGCGGCCTGGCCGTGCCGATGATTTCCGGTCGTGGCCTCGGCCATACCGGCGGCACGCTGGACAAGCTGGAATCGATCCCCGGATACGACATCACGCCGGATTCGGCACGTTTTCGCAAGGTGGTCGAGGAGGCAGGCTGCGCGATCATCGGCCAGACCGCTTCGCTCGCTCCCGCTGACCGACGCCTCTATGCAATCAGGGATGTGACGGCTACCGTCGATTCGGTACCTCTCATCACGGCCTCGATCCTGTCGAAGAAGCTTGCGGCCGGACTCCAGACGCTGGTCCTCGACGTCAAGATCGGCAATGGCGCCTTCATGACATCCAGGGAAGAGGCGGAAGTGCTGGCTCGCTCGCTGGTAGAAGTCGCCAACGGCGCCGGTTTGCAAACCTCGGCCTTGATCACCGACATGAACGAACCGCTGGCCGACGCCGCCGGCAATGCGTTGGAACTGCGCAATGCAATCGAATGCCTGAAAGGAAATAAGACAGGGACGAGGCTTGAATTGCTGGTACTGGCTTTCGCCGCCGAGATGCTGGTTGGCGCAAAAATGGCAGACAGCCTTGAACTCGGCAAGGATCTGGCGCGGAAAGCGCTGGTGTCCGGCACGGCTGCAGAAGCATTTTCCCGGATGGTCAAGGGCCTCGGCGGACCGGCCGATCTCATGGACCGGCCAGACGCCTATCTCATTGGCTCGCCTGTTCAGAGAGCCGTTCTCGCCACCTCCGATGGCTGGCTCGCAGGCTGCGACGCCCGCGCTATCGGCATGGAGGTCATAGCCCTCGGCGGCGGTCGTCTTCGGCCGGAGGATAAGATCGATCATCGCGTCGGTTTCAGCGACTTGCTGCCGCTTGGGTCATTCGTCCGGAAGGGTGACCGCATCGCCACCGTCCACGCCGCAGAGATGTCCGCCGCCGAAAGGGCCGCTGCCGTTGTTTCAGCGACATACCGCATAGACGAGGAACGGCCCGATCACGCGCCGCTCGTCGTCTCGCGCATTTCAGGCTGA
- the upp gene encoding uracil phosphoribosyltransferase, producing MDGVTVINHPLVQHKLTIMRRKDTSTGSFRRLLREISTLLCYEVTRDLELTMETIETPLQEMESPILEGKKLVFASILRAGNGLLEGMLDLVPSARVSHIGVYRDHETLQPVEYYFKAPEDIAERLIIVVDPMLATGNSSIAAIDKLKERGAHNIRFLCLLAAPEGLKNFTDAHPDVPVYTASIDSHLNEKGYIVPGLGDAGDRMYGTK from the coding sequence ATGGACGGCGTTACGGTTATCAATCACCCGCTTGTGCAGCACAAACTCACTATCATGCGGCGCAAGGACACCTCGACCGGCAGCTTTCGACGCCTGTTGCGCGAGATTTCGACACTGCTCTGCTATGAAGTCACACGCGACCTAGAACTGACGATGGAAACCATCGAGACGCCATTGCAGGAGATGGAATCGCCGATCCTCGAAGGCAAGAAGCTCGTCTTCGCGTCGATCCTGCGTGCCGGCAATGGCTTGCTCGAGGGTATGCTCGACCTCGTGCCTTCAGCACGTGTCTCGCATATCGGCGTCTATCGTGACCATGAGACGCTGCAGCCGGTGGAGTATTACTTCAAGGCGCCGGAAGATATTGCCGAACGACTGATCATTGTTGTAGATCCGATGCTGGCGACCGGTAATTCATCGATTGCAGCGATCGACAAGCTGAAGGAACGCGGCGCTCACAACATCCGCTTCCTCTGCCTGTTGGCCGCACCGGAAGGTCTGAAGAATTTCACCGACGCCCATCCCGATGTGCCTGTCTACACTGCGTCGATCGACAGTCACCTCAACGAAAAGGGCTATATCGTCCCTGGCCTTGGCGATGCCGGCGACAGGATGTATGGGACCAAATAG
- a CDS encoding purine-nucleoside phosphorylase, producing MTGALVSLLRDRLGGQTPRTGIILGSGLGALVEELDDVVRIAYGDLPGFPVSGVSGHAGEVVAGSLGGKPVIMLSGRVHYYEKGDANAMRVPIEVLAGLGVEELILTNSAGSLRQDLPPGAVMQITDHINYSGMNPLIGVDSDKRFVGMTSAYDAELVLRMHSAAKKCDIPLGQGVYMWFSGPSFETPAEIRMARVLGADAVGMSTVPEVILARFFGLRVAAASVITNYGAGMTGGELSHEETKDMAPIGGARLAAILKQMIAGGGDEI from the coding sequence ATGACCGGCGCCCTTGTCAGTCTCTTGCGCGACCGGCTGGGTGGCCAGACGCCGCGTACCGGTATCATCCTTGGTTCCGGCCTCGGAGCCCTCGTCGAAGAACTCGATGATGTCGTGCGGATTGCTTATGGCGATCTGCCGGGTTTCCCGGTCAGCGGTGTCTCCGGCCATGCCGGGGAAGTCGTTGCGGGCTCGCTGGGCGGCAAGCCGGTGATCATGCTTTCCGGTCGTGTCCACTACTATGAAAAGGGCGACGCAAACGCCATGCGCGTGCCCATCGAGGTCCTTGCCGGTCTCGGCGTCGAAGAGTTGATCCTCACAAATTCTGCCGGTTCGTTGCGGCAGGATCTTCCGCCGGGCGCGGTTATGCAGATCACCGACCACATCAATTATTCCGGCATGAACCCGCTCATAGGTGTCGACAGCGACAAGCGATTCGTCGGCATGACCAGCGCTTATGACGCCGAACTGGTGTTGCGCATGCATAGCGCAGCCAAAAAATGCGACATCCCGCTGGGGCAGGGTGTCTACATGTGGTTCTCCGGGCCGAGCTTCGAAACACCTGCAGAGATCCGCATGGCTAGGGTTTTGGGCGCCGATGCAGTCGGAATGTCGACGGTGCCGGAAGTCATTCTGGCGCGTTTCTTCGGTCTGCGGGTTGCGGCGGCATCCGTCATCACCAATTATGGTGCCGGCATGACCGGGGGCGAACTCAGTCATGAAGAGACGAAGGATATGGCGCCGATCGGCGGCGCACGTCTCGCGGCGATCCTGAAGCAGATGATCGCCGGTGGAGGAGATGAGATATGA
- the deoC gene encoding deoxyribose-phosphate aldolase, whose product MTDHTYRETAAFALSLLDLTNLKDDCTDTQIVTLCARAQTPFGHSAAICIWPRFVTRARSILGTNHAVKIATVVNFPAGDMEVADVAAETREAIADGADEIDLVIPYRKLIAGDEQAVTEMVASIRAECTSPILLKVILETGELKDTGLIRRAGELAIAAGADFIKTSTGKVAVNATLETADVMLRTIRDSGRKVGFKPAGGIGSVAEAALYLRLAETIMAPDWAMPSTFRFGASGLLDDILSVLSGGPPITLAAGY is encoded by the coding sequence ATGACGGACCACACGTATCGGGAAACGGCCGCTTTCGCACTTTCCCTGCTTGATCTGACGAACCTGAAGGACGATTGCACGGATACGCAGATCGTCACGCTTTGTGCGCGCGCGCAGACGCCCTTTGGCCATAGCGCGGCAATCTGTATCTGGCCCCGCTTCGTTACCCGCGCCCGCAGTATTCTTGGCACGAACCATGCGGTGAAAATTGCCACCGTCGTCAATTTTCCGGCAGGCGACATGGAGGTTGCCGACGTGGCCGCCGAAACGCGGGAGGCAATTGCCGATGGCGCAGACGAAATCGACCTCGTCATTCCCTATCGCAAGCTGATTGCCGGCGACGAACAGGCGGTCACCGAGATGGTCGCGTCAATTCGTGCCGAATGTACGAGCCCCATTCTCCTCAAGGTTATTCTCGAAACTGGCGAATTGAAGGACACGGGCCTGATCCGGCGCGCCGGCGAACTGGCGATCGCTGCCGGCGCCGACTTCATCAAGACATCGACCGGCAAGGTCGCCGTCAATGCGACGCTGGAGACGGCGGATGTCATGCTGCGAACCATCCGTGACAGCGGCCGAAAGGTCGGTTTCAAGCCTGCCGGCGGCATCGGCTCGGTTGCCGAGGCAGCTCTTTACCTCCGTCTTGCCGAGACGATCATGGCACCGGACTGGGCCATGCCGTCGACGTTCCGCTTCGGTGCATCCGGTCTGCTGGATGATATTCTGTCAGTCCTTAGTGGCGGTCCGCCGATCACGCTCGCTGCCGGCTATTAA
- a CDS encoding ABC transporter permease — MSTASVRLPSWITYGLIPVMNLLLAFLISGIVVWVIGEDPIQALVLLLQGALGNGEGIGFTLFYATSFIFTGLSVAVAVHTGLFNIGSEGQAYFGGLGCALVALTLDRYVPWYVTMPFAVVGAAIFGAAWALIPAWLQAKRGSHIVITTIMFNYICSALMVYLLAHILIVPGKMAPETRTFLEGGQLPKLGWLIEMFGSTIGAAPFNVSFLIALVMCFLVWLLIWRTKLGYEMRTLGISPSAAIYAGIPYARTVIIAMLISGGLAGMMALNPVMGASARLQVEFVGGAGFVGIAVSLMGRNHPVGIILAALLFGILYQGGDALSFDMPNITREMILVIQGLVILFAGALEYMFRPALVRIYQKIARTGG, encoded by the coding sequence ATGAGTACTGCATCCGTCCGCCTCCCCAGTTGGATCACCTACGGGCTGATTCCAGTCATGAACCTGTTGCTTGCCTTCCTGATCTCCGGGATTGTTGTCTGGGTAATCGGCGAGGACCCCATACAGGCCCTCGTGCTGCTGCTTCAGGGTGCTCTTGGAAATGGGGAGGGCATCGGCTTCACGCTGTTCTATGCGACCAGCTTTATTTTCACAGGTCTGTCCGTCGCCGTCGCCGTCCACACCGGCTTGTTCAACATCGGCTCCGAGGGCCAGGCCTATTTCGGCGGCCTCGGCTGTGCGCTGGTGGCACTGACGCTCGACCGCTATGTGCCGTGGTACGTAACCATGCCGTTCGCGGTGGTGGGTGCTGCGATCTTCGGCGCGGCCTGGGCCCTTATTCCTGCCTGGCTGCAGGCCAAGCGTGGCAGCCACATCGTCATCACGACCATCATGTTCAACTACATCTGTTCGGCGCTTATGGTCTATCTGCTCGCGCATATTCTCATCGTGCCCGGAAAGATGGCGCCGGAAACGCGCACCTTCCTCGAAGGGGGACAACTGCCGAAGCTCGGATGGCTGATCGAGATGTTCGGCTCCACTATCGGCGCGGCACCCTTCAATGTCTCCTTCCTGATCGCACTGGTGATGTGTTTTCTCGTCTGGCTGCTGATCTGGCGCACAAAGCTTGGCTACGAGATGCGGACCCTCGGCATCAGCCCGTCGGCTGCCATCTACGCCGGCATTCCCTATGCCCGCACGGTCATCATCGCCATGCTGATCTCGGGCGGTCTCGCTGGTATGATGGCGCTCAACCCAGTGATGGGAGCCTCCGCGCGCCTGCAGGTCGAGTTCGTCGGTGGCGCCGGCTTCGTCGGTATCGCCGTGTCGCTGATGGGGCGCAATCATCCCGTCGGCATCATCCTGGCAGCCCTGCTGTTCGGCATCCTTTATCAGGGTGGGGATGCGCTTTCTTTCGACATGCCGAACATCACACGCGAAATGATCCTGGTCATCCAGGGTCTCGTCATCCTGTTTGCCGGTGCTCTGGAATATATGTTCCGCCCGGCACTGGTGCGCATCTATCAAAAAATCGCCAGGACGGGAGGATAG
- a CDS encoding TIGR02281 family clan AA aspartic protease produces MLVRSLVFAGVFATLATQVPSFFQTSGAAQNPVPSLLSISAPAQQALAVDTRGNVQLRADAQGHYSGNFKINGKSVQGLIDTGATYVALNETTARHLGYAMASLDFRNAVNTANGQTKAAYVRLDHIDIGGIRVRDVDALVLKDEALSSTLIGVSFLKKLASYSVEDGALRLEQ; encoded by the coding sequence ATGCTTGTACGGAGCCTCGTATTTGCTGGCGTTTTCGCCACGCTCGCCACCCAGGTGCCCTCGTTCTTCCAAACGAGCGGCGCCGCTCAAAATCCGGTACCATCCCTTCTCAGCATCTCCGCACCAGCACAACAGGCACTGGCAGTGGATACCCGCGGCAATGTACAGCTCAGGGCAGATGCGCAGGGTCACTACAGCGGAAATTTCAAGATCAACGGCAAGTCCGTGCAGGGCCTGATCGACACGGGCGCTACCTATGTGGCCCTGAACGAGACGACGGCCCGCCATCTCGGCTATGCAATGGCATCGCTCGACTTCCGCAATGCAGTTAACACCGCGAATGGCCAGACCAAAGCCGCCTATGTGCGCCTCGACCATATCGATATCGGCGGTATCCGCGTGCGTGACGTCGATGCCCTTGTCCTGAAGGATGAAGCGTTGAGTTCGACCCTTATAGGCGTCAGCTTTCTGAAGAAGCTGGCTTCCTACAGCGTCGAGGATGGCGCGCTCCGCCTTGAACAGTAA
- a CDS encoding adenosine deaminase has protein sequence MTSHLKKIELHCHLEGAAPPSLTAEQALKYGVDTSGFLRDGSYLWNDFAEFIVAYDQVASVYRTVEDYALLTETYLDELAAIGTIYSELIVSPDHGDRIGLGADAYIAGVSAGIHAAKARTGIEARLIVTGERHFGPERVIKAAEYAARSDNPLITGFNMAGEERMGRVADYARAFDIARDAGLGLTIHAGEVCGAFSVSDALDLVRPSRIGHGVRAVEDSELVRRLADLGTVLEVCPRSNIALNVFPDFKSHPLRRLKEAGVRVTISSDDPPFFKTSLEREYALASLAFGFSEAEINAMTRTGLEAAFVDEETRSRLLAMI, from the coding sequence GTGACTTCGCACCTGAAAAAGATCGAGCTTCACTGCCACCTCGAGGGTGCCGCTCCGCCGAGCCTGACGGCAGAGCAAGCGCTGAAATACGGCGTCGATACCAGCGGCTTCCTGCGCGATGGTTCCTATCTCTGGAATGATTTCGCGGAATTTATCGTCGCCTACGACCAGGTCGCGTCAGTCTACCGCACAGTGGAAGACTATGCCCTGCTGACCGAGACTTATCTCGACGAGTTGGCGGCCATCGGAACTATCTACAGCGAGTTGATCGTATCTCCTGACCACGGCGACCGCATCGGCCTTGGTGCAGATGCCTATATTGCCGGAGTATCGGCCGGCATTCACGCGGCAAAGGCGAGAACGGGGATCGAGGCGCGGTTGATCGTCACCGGGGAACGGCACTTCGGGCCTGAGCGCGTCATCAAGGCTGCGGAATATGCCGCACGGAGCGACAATCCGCTGATTACCGGTTTCAACATGGCAGGTGAAGAGCGCATGGGGCGTGTTGCCGATTACGCCCGGGCCTTCGATATCGCGCGCGACGCGGGCCTTGGCCTGACGATCCACGCCGGCGAAGTCTGTGGCGCCTTCAGCGTGTCGGATGCCCTCGATCTCGTTCGCCCGAGCCGCATCGGCCACGGCGTTCGCGCGGTCGAGGATAGCGAGCTTGTCAGGCGTCTGGCGGATCTCGGTACAGTCCTCGAGGTCTGCCCCCGCTCCAACATCGCACTGAATGTCTTTCCCGACTTCAAATCGCATCCGCTACGCCGTTTGAAGGAGGCGGGGGTCCGCGTCACAATCAGCTCCGACGATCCGCCGTTTTTCAAGACGTCGCTGGAGCGCGAATATGCGCTGGCGAGTTTGGCATTCGGCTTCAGCGAGGCCGAGATCAACGCGATGACCCGCACCGGTCTGGAAGCAGCCTTTGTCGACGAGGAGACACGTTCAAGGCTGCTAGCGATGATTTGA
- a CDS encoding cytidine deaminase, whose amino-acid sequence MSHDLFEAARAAMTHAHVPYSKFPVGAAILADDGKVYAGANIENISFPQGWCAEPTAISMMIMGGGRKIVEMAVIAEKLALCPPCGGCRQKIAEFAGKGTKIYLCDEAGVQKTMTMEELLPFSFETDILG is encoded by the coding sequence ATGTCGCACGATCTGTTCGAAGCCGCCCGCGCGGCCATGACACATGCTCATGTGCCCTATTCGAAGTTCCCTGTCGGCGCTGCCATTCTCGCTGATGACGGCAAGGTCTATGCCGGCGCCAACATCGAGAACATCTCCTTCCCGCAAGGCTGGTGCGCCGAGCCGACTGCCATCAGCATGATGATCATGGGCGGCGGCAGGAAGATCGTCGAGATGGCGGTAATCGCCGAGAAACTTGCGCTCTGCCCACCCTGTGGCGGTTGCCGCCAGAAAATCGCCGAGTTTGCCGGCAAGGGCACGAAAATCTACCTCTGCGACGAGGCCGGCGTCCAGAAGACCATGACGATGGAGGAGCTCCTGCCCTTCAGCTTCGAGACCGATATTCTCGGATGA
- a CDS encoding ABC transporter permease: MDYYDVLISIIGSTVRLSVPLIFTALAGLFSERAGVFDIGLEGKMLASAFAAACIAYLTGSAWAGLAGGITASVALSLVHGFASITNRGNQIVSGVALNFFVAGITIVLGQAWFGQGGRTPQVSGDGRFSPIILPGADQIRSVPVIGPLYADVLSGNNSLTYLAFVAVPVSWWILYRTRFGLRLRAVGENPGAVDTAGISVSWLRYRAVICAGILCGFSGTYLSIAQSAAFIKDMSAGKGYIALAALIFAKWKPVPVMFACLLFGFLDAFANFMQGKSVPLIGQVPVQIFQALPYILTCILLAGFIGVARPPKAGGVPYTKER; the protein is encoded by the coding sequence ATGGACTATTACGACGTCCTCATCAGCATCATCGGGTCTACCGTCCGTCTCTCGGTTCCCCTGATTTTCACGGCACTGGCAGGTCTTTTCTCCGAACGGGCAGGCGTGTTCGATATCGGGCTTGAGGGAAAGATGCTGGCCTCTGCCTTTGCGGCCGCCTGCATTGCCTATCTTACCGGCTCGGCCTGGGCCGGCCTGGCGGGCGGCATCACCGCCTCGGTCGCACTCAGCCTCGTGCACGGCTTTGCCTCGATCACCAACCGGGGCAATCAGATCGTGTCGGGCGTCGCCCTCAACTTCTTTGTCGCAGGTATCACTATCGTCCTAGGCCAGGCGTGGTTCGGCCAGGGCGGCCGCACGCCCCAGGTTTCCGGCGACGGCCGTTTCTCGCCGATCATCCTGCCCGGTGCCGATCAGATCCGCAGCGTCCCGGTGATAGGCCCGCTCTATGCTGACGTCCTGTCCGGCAACAACAGCCTGACCTACCTCGCCTTCGTGGCCGTGCCGGTCTCGTGGTGGATCCTCTATCGCACCCGGTTCGGATTGCGGCTGCGCGCCGTCGGTGAAAATCCCGGTGCCGTCGATACGGCCGGTATTTCGGTGAGCTGGCTGCGCTACCGCGCAGTCATCTGCGCCGGCATTCTCTGCGGCTTTTCCGGCACCTATCTGTCGATTGCCCAGTCTGCGGCCTTCATCAAGGACATGTCGGCCGGCAAGGGTTACATCGCTCTGGCAGCATTGATCTTCGCCAAGTGGAAGCCTGTGCCTGTCATGTTTGCCTGCCTGCTGTTCGGCTTCCTCGATGCTTTCGCCAACTTCATGCAGGGCAAGTCCGTGCCGCTGATCGGCCAGGTGCCGGTGCAGATTTTCCAGGCCTTGCCCTACATCCTCACATGTATCCTGCTTGCCGGCTTCATTGGCGTCGCCCGTCCGCCGAAGGCCGGTGGCGTGCCCTATACCAAGGAGCGATAG
- a CDS encoding pilus assembly protein N-terminal domain-containing protein encodes MFQQGRSVLFGCIVAATGLVPEISLAGDNMLRVFMDHARILRLDRPVSKVIIGNSQVADATVADPKTIVLTGRSFGTTNIVLLDSDGNAIVDERILVSIDEGNTVRVYRQTERSVLSCTPNCEVHAQQNSAAAPAAATP; translated from the coding sequence ATGTTCCAGCAAGGCAGATCCGTTTTATTCGGCTGCATCGTCGCAGCTACAGGTCTCGTGCCAGAGATCTCCCTGGCCGGGGATAACATGCTGCGGGTGTTCATGGATCATGCGCGCATTCTGAGGCTGGATCGCCCGGTCAGCAAAGTGATAATCGGAAACTCGCAGGTGGCCGATGCGACAGTCGCAGACCCGAAGACGATCGTTTTGACAGGTCGCAGTTTCGGCACGACAAACATCGTTCTTCTCGACTCCGACGGCAACGCTATTGTCGACGAGCGTATTCTTGTCTCGATCGACGAAGGCAATACGGTGCGCGTCTACCGCCAGACAGAGCGCTCCGTTCTTTCCTGCACACCGAACTGCGAGGTTCACGCTCAGCAGAACAGCGCTGCCGCGCCAGCTGCCGCCACGCCATAG
- a CDS encoding TadE/TadG family type IV pilus assembly protein: MRLGLRLVRDEGGVGAIEFAILVPVLLLLYLGALQTTVALSIAQRTSRAAGTVADIVTQQSTVSKSILSTMPSVANAIFVPYTIAGMTLKITGIQIDASSKATVLWSWEQDGTTAYAVSSTVTGVPTALNKPNSFLVRTELAVPYTLISFGPNFLPAGMNSITMQRQYFYRQRTGTSIKCDDC; encoded by the coding sequence GTGCGCCTCGGTTTACGTCTGGTGCGCGACGAAGGCGGCGTTGGCGCAATCGAATTCGCCATACTCGTTCCGGTCCTGCTGCTTCTGTACCTCGGCGCGCTGCAGACGACGGTTGCGCTCAGCATCGCTCAGCGAACGAGCCGGGCGGCAGGAACTGTCGCCGATATTGTTACGCAGCAGTCGACGGTATCGAAATCTATCCTCTCGACCATGCCATCCGTCGCCAATGCGATCTTTGTGCCTTACACCATTGCCGGCATGACCCTGAAGATCACCGGCATACAAATCGATGCCAGCAGCAAGGCTACGGTGCTTTGGTCGTGGGAGCAGGACGGGACGACTGCCTATGCGGTCAGCAGTACTGTGACGGGGGTGCCGACCGCACTCAACAAACCAAATTCGTTCCTTGTGAGGACCGAACTTGCCGTGCCATATACGCTCATCAGCTTTGGTCCGAACTTCCTACCGGCGGGCATGAATTCGATCACCATGCAGCGGCAATACTTCTACCGCCAGCGGACCGGCACTTCGATCAAGTGCGACGATTGCTGA
- a CDS encoding TadE/TadG family type IV pilus assembly protein, with product MTVDGQDRGDTALGRRPFLMRLQGILRSKDGATAVEFALLAVPYFIIIFAIIETFVAFTAEQLVVNATDTLSRKLRTGQITYAMGRTATDMDQTKFRTAFCAEIAIMISCSPSEIATPAKLYLDVETYTSFADIPVKIPRVSTAAYADIDPSGFKFAPGGPSSINMVRAYYRWKITTDIVRPYITTIRPANGSMPTDFLIVATTAFQNEKYP from the coding sequence ATGACGGTGGATGGGCAGGATAGAGGTGACACCGCGCTCGGGCGGCGGCCTTTTCTGATGCGTCTACAAGGCATTCTGCGCTCGAAAGATGGGGCGACTGCGGTCGAGTTCGCCCTCTTGGCCGTCCCCTACTTCATCATCATCTTTGCAATTATCGAGACATTCGTCGCCTTTACTGCCGAACAGCTGGTGGTGAATGCCACAGATACGCTGTCGAGAAAACTTCGCACCGGCCAGATTACCTACGCGATGGGACGCACCGCGACCGACATGGATCAAACAAAGTTTCGGACTGCATTCTGTGCCGAGATTGCCATCATGATCAGCTGCTCCCCGAGCGAGATCGCCACACCGGCGAAATTGTATCTTGATGTCGAGACGTACACGTCCTTCGCCGACATTCCGGTGAAAATTCCTCGTGTCTCCACTGCTGCGTACGCCGACATAGATCCGTCGGGCTTCAAATTTGCGCCAGGCGGCCCGAGTTCCATCAACATGGTGCGCGCTTACTATCGCTGGAAGATTACCACCGACATCGTGCGGCCTTATATCACCACTATCCGACCGGCCAACGGCTCGATGCCGACCGATTTCCTGATTGTCGCCACAACGGCCTTTCAAAATGAGAAATACCCTTGA